The Bacteroidota bacterium genome window below encodes:
- the ispE gene encoding 4-(cytidine 5'-diphospho)-2-C-methyl-D-erythritol kinase translates to MEEVRLDSYAKINIGLKIVSKREDGFHNIETIFYPVKLHDEIQISIEPCENYNTVYITCNKYYVPSNKDNICFKAVEAFFKNFHIKDCYKIAINISKKIPVGGGLGGGSSDAAAVLKQLIRFFKINIKEHREKIMQTALSIGSDVPFFLIMKPCFGEGRGEKMKILPEFNIPYDILIINPNLHVSTKWAYENLGLEPGKIYESDLKKVTSFDLDKKEMFVNDFERVVFQKYNTLKQIKDELINQGAVFSSMSGSGATMYAFFKKDDKKFLNRAYRYFKERNYFVFIS, encoded by the coding sequence ATGGAAGAAGTACGATTAGACTCGTATGCAAAAATAAATATAGGTTTGAAAATCGTCAGCAAACGTGAAGACGGTTTTCATAATATAGAGACGATTTTTTATCCGGTAAAGCTGCACGATGAAATACAAATCTCAATAGAGCCCTGCGAGAATTACAACACAGTTTATATCACCTGCAATAAATATTACGTTCCGTCCAATAAAGATAATATCTGCTTTAAAGCTGTTGAAGCATTCTTTAAAAATTTTCATATAAAAGATTGTTACAAGATTGCCATTAATATCAGCAAAAAAATTCCTGTCGGTGGGGGACTTGGCGGCGGAAGCTCTGATGCTGCAGCAGTGCTTAAGCAGCTCATAAGATTTTTCAAGATAAATATAAAAGAGCACCGTGAAAAAATAATGCAGACTGCTTTATCAATCGGCAGTGATGTTCCTTTCTTTCTTATAATGAAACCTTGCTTCGGTGAAGGCAGGGGAGAGAAGATGAAAATTTTGCCCGAGTTTAATATCCCTTATGATATATTAATTATAAATCCCAATCTTCATGTTTCTACAAAATGGGCTTATGAAAATCTAGGACTTGAACCCGGAAAAATATATGAATCAGATTTGAAGAAAGTAACTTCTTTTGATTTAGATAAAAAAGAAATGTTTGTAAATGACTTTGAGAGAGTTGTATTCCAGAAATATAATACTCTTAAGCAGATTAAAGATGAACTGATAAATCAGGGAGCAGTGTTTTCATCAATGAGCGGAAGCGGAGCGACGATGTATGCTTTCTTTAAAAAAGATGATAAGAAATTTTTGAACAGAGCTTACAGGTATTTTAAGGAAAGAAATTATTTTGTGTTTATATCATAA
- the truA gene encoding tRNA pseudouridine(38-40) synthase TruA has product MDKELKGNKFYNYKLTIEYDGTDFLGWQRQSYSKETIQGHLEEKLEVLLKEKITLYAAGRTDAGVHAINQIANFKTNHKIHSDKFLYRLNSQLPKSITVKKISIVPEKFHARFSAKQREYIYKISLRRKSIEGNYYCRIFGEPDFKVIDNLIKFFIGRKSFFPLTKKKDDKHNFICDLNLLTYKFYKSKGEIIFKLRADRFLHSMVRSILGCLIDAGRGNITVEEVKKEFNAGEKIKTQYLPAHALFLNKIYY; this is encoded by the coding sequence TTGGATAAAGAATTAAAAGGAAATAAGTTCTACAACTACAAGCTGACAATTGAATATGATGGAACAGATTTTTTAGGATGGCAAAGACAATCTTACAGTAAAGAAACAATACAAGGACATTTAGAAGAAAAGCTTGAAGTTTTATTAAAAGAGAAAATAACTTTATATGCAGCCGGCAGAACAGATGCCGGCGTGCATGCAATAAACCAGATAGCAAATTTCAAAACTAATCATAAAATCCATTCTGATAAATTCCTCTACCGGTTAAATTCACAGTTACCAAAATCTATTACAGTTAAAAAAATCAGTATTGTACCTGAGAAATTTCATGCGCGTTTCTCAGCTAAACAAAGAGAATATATTTATAAAATATCTTTGCGAAGAAAATCCATCGAAGGAAATTACTATTGCAGAATTTTCGGAGAGCCTGATTTTAAAGTAATCGATAATTTAATCAAATTCTTCATCGGAAGAAAAAGTTTTTTCCCTTTAACTAAAAAGAAAGACGATAAGCATAATTTTATCTGCGACCTTAACCTGCTTACTTACAAATTTTACAAAAGTAAAGGTGAGATAATTTTTAAATTACGCGCCGACAGGTTTTTACACAGTATGGTAAGAAGTATTCTCGGCTGCTTAATAGATGCGGGAAGAGGAAACATAACTGTTGAAGAAGTAAAAAAAGAATTTAACGCAGGAGAAAAAATAAAGACTCAATATTTACCGGCTCACGCCCTATTTTTAAACAAAATTTATTATTAG